From Leptolyngbya sp. KIOST-1, one genomic window encodes:
- a CDS encoding fumarate reductase/succinate dehydrogenase flavoprotein subunit, translated as MNIQYLKTDFLVVGGGTAGTMAGIKAKQASPESDVLILEKANIRRSGAIAMGMDGVNTAVIPGNSTPEQYVREITIANDGIVNQKAVYETGRLGFEVIQELESWGVKFQKDHEGNYDLKQVHRVGKYVLPMPEGKDLKKILARQVKRHKVNVTNRVMATRVMVQNGRVTGAVGLDVRNGNMVVIQAKAVVLCTGACGRLGLPASGYLYGTYENPTNAGDGYSMAYHAGAELTNIECFQINPLIKDYNGPACAYVASPFGAYTANAEGHRFINCDYWSGQMMLEVYKELHSGKGPVHLKMYHLDDDTINEIETILWDNERPSRGRFHAGRGESYRTHGVEMNISEIGLCSGHSASGVWVNERAETTVPGLYAAGDMASVPHNYMIGAFVYGRIAGENAMDYVRDLEHVEPDADFLAAEQTRIYAPLQQPDGVPHTQIEYKLRRLVNDYLQPPKSPNNMDIGLQKFVAYEETLGLMGARDPHELMRCMEVHFIRDCAEMAARASLFRKETRWGLYHYRLDYPEKNNEEWFCHVNLKKGETGHMELFKRPVEPYIVDVDLVEEVYDVAVR; from the coding sequence GTGAACATTCAGTATCTTAAAACTGATTTTCTAGTTGTTGGCGGTGGTACCGCTGGCACGATGGCAGGCATTAAGGCCAAGCAGGCCAGCCCCGAGAGCGACGTGCTGATTTTAGAAAAAGCCAACATTCGCCGCAGCGGGGCGATCGCCATGGGCATGGACGGGGTCAACACCGCCGTCATCCCTGGCAACTCTACCCCCGAGCAGTACGTGCGCGAAATCACCATCGCCAACGATGGCATCGTCAACCAGAAAGCTGTTTACGAAACCGGCCGGTTGGGCTTCGAGGTGATTCAAGAGTTGGAGAGCTGGGGCGTCAAGTTTCAAAAAGACCACGAGGGCAACTACGACCTCAAGCAGGTGCACCGGGTGGGCAAGTACGTGCTGCCCATGCCCGAGGGCAAAGACCTGAAGAAAATTTTGGCCCGCCAGGTGAAGCGTCACAAGGTCAACGTCACCAACCGGGTGATGGCCACCCGCGTCATGGTGCAGAACGGTCGCGTCACCGGGGCCGTGGGTCTGGACGTACGCAACGGCAATATGGTGGTGATTCAGGCCAAAGCGGTGGTGCTGTGTACTGGAGCCTGCGGTCGTCTGGGGCTGCCCGCCTCGGGCTACCTCTACGGCACCTACGAAAACCCCACCAACGCGGGCGACGGCTATTCCATGGCCTACCACGCCGGGGCCGAGCTGACCAACATCGAGTGCTTCCAGATCAACCCGCTGATCAAAGACTACAACGGCCCCGCCTGCGCCTACGTGGCCAGCCCCTTTGGCGCTTACACCGCCAACGCCGAGGGCCACCGCTTCATCAACTGCGACTACTGGAGCGGCCAGATGATGCTGGAGGTCTACAAAGAGCTGCACTCGGGCAAAGGTCCGGTACACCTGAAGATGTACCACCTCGACGACGACACCATCAACGAAATCGAAACCATTCTGTGGGACAACGAGCGCCCCAGCCGGGGCCGCTTCCACGCCGGGCGGGGCGAAAGCTACCGCACCCACGGCGTCGAGATGAATATTTCTGAAATTGGCCTGTGCAGCGGCCACAGCGCCTCGGGCGTCTGGGTGAATGAGCGAGCTGAAACGACAGTCCCCGGCCTCTACGCCGCGGGCGACATGGCCAGCGTGCCCCACAACTACATGATCGGAGCCTTCGTCTACGGCCGGATTGCTGGTGAAAACGCCATGGACTACGTGCGCGACCTGGAGCATGTGGAACCTGACGCCGACTTTCTCGCCGCCGAGCAGACCCGCATCTACGCCCCGCTCCAGCAGCCCGACGGCGTGCCCCACACCCAGATTGAGTACAAACTACGCCGCCTGGTGAACGACTACCTGCAGCCGCCCAAGTCGCCCAACAACATGGATATCGGCCTGCAAAAATTCGTCGCCTACGAAGAAACCCTCGGCCTGATGGGTGCCCGCGACCCCCACGAGCTGATGCGCTGCATGGAGGTGCACTTCATCCGTGACTGCGCCGAAATGGCCGCCCGCGCCTCCCTGTTCCGCAAAGAGACCCGCTGGGGCCTCTACCACTACCGCCTCGACTACCCCGAAAAGAACAACGAAGAGTGGTTCTGCCACGTCAACCTGAAGAAGGGTGAAACCGGCCACATGGAGCTGTTTAAGCGCCCGGTTGAGCCATACATCGTCGATGTCGATCTGGTGGAAGAAGTCTACGACGTCGCGGTTCGGTAG
- a CDS encoding Mrp/NBP35 family ATP-binding protein, whose product MSSHSSPFHRASTDRASAAPAEVAPSAEAIARKAEVIAQLKTLREPTLGNDLVSLGMVRNLQVVDDYVYLRLYVGRHQLGLQDQVQATLGQLPWCKKAYAQLCTIPGVRTTLAVSSGKGGVGKSTTAVNLAAALAQTGARVGLLDADIYGPNLPQMLGLGHSDVRVIDTPEGQRFVPLEAHGIKLMSVGLLAEGDHPLAWRGPVLHKILTQFLHEVVWGELDYLLIDLPPGTGDAQITIVQESPICGVVMVTTPQQVAVSDVRRSVHMFRQVGVPVLGLVENMSYLLCGHCGEPTPIFGSGGGAQIATELSVPLWGQVPIDPRICEQGDAGVPLPLKLPDAPLSQIFGQIALGLNATFGVATVAEVAMVF is encoded by the coding sequence ATGTCTAGCCATTCCTCTCCGTTCCACCGCGCCAGTACCGATCGCGCCAGTGCGGCCCCCGCCGAAGTAGCTCCCAGTGCTGAAGCGATCGCCCGCAAAGCCGAGGTCATCGCCCAGCTCAAAACCCTGCGCGAGCCCACCCTGGGCAATGACCTGGTTAGCCTGGGCATGGTGCGCAATCTGCAAGTGGTCGATGACTACGTCTACCTGCGGCTCTACGTGGGGCGTCATCAGCTGGGCCTGCAAGACCAGGTGCAAGCCACCCTGGGGCAATTGCCCTGGTGCAAAAAAGCCTACGCCCAGCTCTGCACCATTCCTGGGGTGCGCACCACCTTGGCGGTGTCGAGCGGCAAGGGCGGCGTCGGCAAATCGACCACCGCCGTGAATCTGGCGGCGGCCCTGGCCCAAACCGGGGCCAGAGTGGGGCTACTGGATGCCGACATCTACGGTCCTAACCTGCCTCAAATGCTGGGGTTAGGCCATTCGGACGTGCGGGTGATCGACACCCCCGAGGGCCAGCGGTTTGTGCCCCTAGAGGCCCACGGCATCAAGCTGATGTCGGTGGGGCTGCTGGCTGAGGGCGACCACCCCCTGGCCTGGCGCGGGCCGGTGCTGCACAAAATTCTCACCCAGTTTCTCCATGAGGTGGTCTGGGGCGAGCTGGACTACCTGCTGATCGACCTGCCCCCCGGCACAGGCGACGCCCAGATCACCATCGTGCAGGAGAGCCCAATCTGCGGCGTGGTAATGGTGACGACCCCCCAGCAGGTGGCCGTCTCCGACGTGCGCCGCAGCGTCCATATGTTTCGCCAGGTGGGGGTACCCGTGCTGGGCCTGGTCGAAAATATGAGCTACCTGCTCTGCGGCCACTGCGGCGAACCTACGCCCATCTTCGGCAGCGGCGGTGGTGCCCAGATCGCCACCGAACTCTCGGTGCCCCTGTGGGGCCAGGTGCCCATCGATCCCCGCATCTGCGAACAGGGCGATGCGGGCGTGCCCCTGCCGCTGAAGCTGCCCGACGCCCCCCTAAGCCAGATTTTTGGCCAGATTGCCCTGGGGTTGAATGCGACCTTTGGGGTGGCGACGGTGGCGGAAGTGGCGATGGTTTTTTGA
- a CDS encoding MerR family transcriptional regulator, with protein sequence MARRDIGLNGFTRQETLKLTQCTSSRLSYLEKVGLVIPERIGISRKPVVIFSWEQLLEIKAIKNLREDNVSLQTVRKIVEFLNQSGYDDCLKDKKLVVVDNEVFWVRSDMTDLGQHIAALTVASKTGQAGQFALIVIPALVDIVNEIWETAQNSNVIDFESFKVRAKAKPA encoded by the coding sequence ATGGCTAGGCGAGATATTGGGCTTAATGGTTTTACCCGACAAGAAACCCTAAAACTGACTCAGTGCACTTCAAGTCGGCTGTCTTACCTTGAAAAAGTGGGGCTTGTTATCCCTGAGCGGATAGGTATCAGCAGAAAGCCAGTCGTTATATTTTCCTGGGAGCAACTGCTTGAGATAAAGGCGATTAAGAATCTCAGGGAAGATAATGTGTCGCTTCAAACTGTCAGAAAGATAGTTGAGTTTTTGAATCAATCTGGCTACGATGACTGCCTCAAGGATAAGAAGCTAGTTGTGGTCGATAACGAAGTATTTTGGGTCAGATCGGATATGACCGATCTAGGACAGCACATTGCGGCATTGACTGTTGCTAGCAAGACAGGCCAGGCAGGTCAGTTTGCATTAATTGTGATTCCTGCCCTTGTAGATATCGTCAATGAGATCTGGGAAACGGCTCAGAATTCAAACGTAATTGATTTTGAAAGCTTTAAGGTTAGGGCTAAAGCGAAGCCAGCTTGA
- a CDS encoding HEAT repeat domain-containing protein, with product MYTADMDPEVAQWVEMLRSPDLDNRLVAVKTLQHLGDEDAIEPLIGALYDENPTVQEIAITTLWEFANPVAINPLIECLSSPHENVRSEALSALKELVSTNDLMRLLDVLQVGNVHAQLNALVLLRKIHDAQALPFILPFFEAENPELREAAVITLRYLNQVVRCEPALALAKDPVEAVRRATALTLGHLSDAAVVPLLCDLLASDPDWQVRRNAAQSLDILADPAAVPALVAAMNDPEWQVRKFTARALQKTPDVQALPVLIKALADEYSDVRRDAATALGKLADANALPALQQTLNDPDMDVRIFSQRAIDAIQKSQPETSHV from the coding sequence ATGTACACCGCCGATATGGATCCCGAAGTAGCCCAGTGGGTTGAGATGCTGCGATCGCCCGATCTAGACAACCGCCTAGTCGCTGTCAAAACCCTGCAACACCTGGGCGATGAGGATGCGATCGAACCCTTAATTGGGGCGCTTTACGACGAAAACCCCACCGTACAGGAGATCGCCATCACCACCCTGTGGGAGTTTGCTAACCCGGTGGCCATCAACCCGCTGATCGAGTGCCTCAGTTCGCCCCACGAGAACGTGCGCAGCGAAGCGCTGTCCGCCCTGAAGGAGCTAGTCTCCACCAATGACCTGATGCGGCTGCTGGATGTGTTGCAGGTGGGCAATGTTCACGCTCAGCTCAACGCCCTGGTGCTGCTGCGCAAAATCCACGATGCTCAGGCGCTGCCGTTTATTCTGCCCTTCTTTGAGGCGGAGAACCCCGAGCTGCGGGAGGCGGCGGTGATTACCCTGCGCTACCTGAACCAGGTGGTACGCTGCGAACCGGCCCTAGCCCTGGCCAAGGATCCGGTGGAGGCGGTGCGGCGGGCGACGGCGCTCACCCTGGGCCACCTCAGCGATGCGGCGGTGGTGCCGTTGCTCTGCGACCTGCTAGCTAGCGACCCTGACTGGCAAGTGCGGCGCAATGCGGCCCAGTCGCTGGATATTCTGGCTGACCCGGCGGCCGTTCCGGCCCTGGTAGCGGCTATGAATGACCCCGAATGGCAGGTGCGTAAGTTCACCGCTCGGGCGTTGCAGAAAACCCCGGACGTGCAGGCTTTGCCGGTGCTGATCAAGGCTCTGGCCGACGAATACTCCGACGTACGCCGCGATGCGGCCACCGCCCTGGGCAAACTGGCCGACGCCAACGCCCTGCCCGCCCTGCAACAGACCCTCAACGACCCCGACATGGACGTGCGAATTTTTTCCCAGCGCGCGATCGATGCCATCCAGAAGTCTCAGCCAGAAACCTCCCATGTCTAG
- a CDS encoding LysR family transcriptional regulator → MEIYQLKVFLEVARCLSFTEAADTLNLTQPAVSAKIKCLESELETPLFRRLGRRIELTQAGEYLLEEGPGLVDLESRLVAEIEEIKQGKFSTLKVGCMPDVLSNWLPSVLYKYRRIYPDVQTKCLQFDAVEPLYRAIKTGEVDIAVSDLSFSTFDEMLGLAIGSVHYSLIVSSSHQLAQRPWLSLKELADHAWVLPPEGVPSRIMLQKRMQELGLNLTDFAQLEVVDAASLMRTYLLQGHYLGFVSDFEFQMECEAGLLRRIPLEEFALGTPLFLLMAKRLGRALGLTGQPASRSGLGLEPIRQFLAMVQGQPGVAQGLLAKGSSFPSPLTAPSAETPEKVPRFQAPNFLVRSGGTSGTETINLTIGTQNRTIQTVTAGLIIQRLGLLEHFLPREGRYSGVQYRLRWADYDSGAPIVAGLEAQQIDIGVLGDYPLLLSAAAGDSTAPAAGTRLISFVASNLDGTGNDIIVPQHSTLDCIDDLAGRVIAVPFGSAAHGMVMRSLHHRQILNDVTLTSIDSAGPQRSGRSSAPVDGYAYFAPFHEIARHKGQFRRLLHENLDGLPTFHGVVIRAALAEQYPEIAVAYLRSLLAAQYWYATQPMATTLVSRWVKMDAAIVTKTLRSSASDQANVVYLPETQLRTDWLQAHIQQLGQIAGQEHLGQINLDRWMQPEFLERAIASF, encoded by the coding sequence ATGGAAATTTACCAGTTAAAAGTATTTTTAGAAGTCGCTCGCTGTCTCAGTTTTACTGAAGCAGCAGACACCCTAAATTTAACCCAGCCTGCGGTCAGCGCCAAAATTAAATGTCTAGAGTCTGAGCTTGAAACTCCTTTATTCAGGCGCTTAGGGCGGCGCATAGAGCTGACTCAGGCAGGAGAATACCTGCTCGAAGAAGGCCCCGGTCTGGTGGATTTAGAAAGCCGCCTGGTGGCTGAAATTGAAGAAATTAAGCAGGGGAAATTTAGCACCTTAAAAGTTGGCTGCATGCCCGACGTGCTGAGCAACTGGCTGCCATCGGTACTATACAAATATCGCCGGATTTATCCCGATGTACAAACCAAGTGTTTGCAGTTTGACGCCGTTGAACCGCTGTATCGCGCCATTAAGACTGGCGAGGTCGATATTGCTGTCTCAGATCTAAGTTTTTCGACTTTTGATGAAATGTTGGGGCTAGCAATTGGCTCCGTTCACTACTCGCTGATCGTGTCCAGCAGCCATCAGCTCGCTCAGCGGCCCTGGCTGAGCCTAAAAGAGCTAGCTGACCATGCCTGGGTCTTGCCCCCAGAGGGCGTACCCAGTCGCATTATGCTGCAAAAGCGGATGCAAGAATTGGGGCTAAATTTAACCGATTTTGCTCAACTCGAAGTTGTCGATGCCGCCAGTTTAATGCGCACCTATCTACTCCAGGGCCACTACCTGGGGTTTGTCTCTGACTTTGAGTTTCAAATGGAGTGCGAGGCTGGGCTGCTGCGTCGCATTCCCCTCGAAGAATTTGCCCTCGGCACGCCACTGTTTTTGCTGATGGCCAAGCGCCTGGGCCGTGCCCTGGGACTAACGGGGCAGCCCGCTAGTCGGAGTGGACTAGGTCTAGAGCCGATTCGCCAGTTTTTGGCCATGGTGCAGGGCCAGCCCGGCGTTGCCCAGGGTCTGCTTGCCAAAGGTTCGTCTTTCCCCAGCCCATTGACGGCACCATCAGCTGAAACTCCAGAGAAAGTGCCCCGGTTCCAGGCTCCTAACTTTTTGGTGCGCTCTGGTGGTACCAGCGGCACCGAGACGATCAACCTCACCATTGGCACCCAAAACCGCACGATTCAAACCGTAACGGCCGGGCTGATTATTCAGCGGCTGGGTTTGTTGGAGCATTTCTTGCCCCGCGAGGGTCGCTACAGCGGGGTGCAGTATCGGCTGCGCTGGGCTGACTACGATTCTGGGGCACCGATTGTGGCTGGGCTAGAGGCTCAGCAGATCGACATTGGGGTGCTGGGGGATTACCCGCTGCTGCTCAGTGCGGCAGCGGGGGACAGTACCGCTCCGGCGGCGGGCACTCGGCTGATCAGCTTTGTGGCCAGCAATTTAGACGGCACCGGCAATGACATCATCGTGCCGCAGCACTCGACCCTTGATTGCATCGACGATTTGGCGGGGCGGGTGATTGCGGTGCCCTTTGGCTCGGCCGCCCACGGTATGGTGATGCGATCGCTCCACCACCGCCAAATTCTCAACGATGTCACCCTAACCTCCATCGACAGCGCTGGCCCCCAGCGCTCGGGCCGCAGCTCGGCCCCGGTGGATGGCTACGCCTACTTCGCCCCTTTCCACGAAATTGCCAGGCACAAGGGCCAGTTTCGCCGCCTGCTGCACGAAAACCTCGATGGCTTGCCCACCTTCCACGGCGTCGTGATTCGCGCCGCCCTGGCCGAGCAATATCCCGAAATTGCCGTGGCCTACCTGCGATCGCTGCTGGCCGCCCAATATTGGTATGCCACTCAGCCCATGGCCACCACCCTGGTCAGTCGCTGGGTGAAGATGGATGCGGCGATTGTGACTAAGACCCTGCGCTCTAGCGCCAGCGACCAGGCCAATGTGGTCTACCTCCCCGAAACGCAGTTGCGCACCGACTGGCTCCAGGCGCATATCCAGCAGCTGGGACAGATCGCAGGGCAAGAACATCTTGGGCAAATTAACCTCGACCGTTGGATGCAGCCAGAATTTTTGGAGCGGGCGATCGCATCTTTTTGA
- a CDS encoding sulfite exporter TauE/SafE family protein has product MGIEIWLISLGVVAIAGFTRGFSGFGSGLILAPALSLLFDPQLVVATVVLLEMAAGAGLVLEAVQKTRWKEVLPLVLSAIVMVPVGAHFLALLEPTLMRRIIGGLILGFVLLLLTGKGRYTRPHLAFASGVGALSGFLTGLAGIGGPPIVLYQMSSSNPAAANRANFIVFFALTQLVALGAYWVSGMMSAAVGLLFLRFVPAFAGGLLLGQLCFKRVDEILFRRFVMGLLLTVAVLALVA; this is encoded by the coding sequence ATGGGCATTGAGATCTGGCTAATAAGTCTGGGGGTGGTGGCGATCGCAGGCTTTACCCGAGGCTTCTCTGGTTTTGGCTCGGGGTTAATTCTGGCTCCGGCCCTGAGTTTACTGTTCGACCCACAGTTGGTCGTCGCCACCGTTGTGCTGCTAGAAATGGCGGCTGGGGCTGGATTGGTACTCGAAGCCGTTCAAAAAACCCGGTGGAAAGAGGTCTTGCCCCTGGTGCTTAGCGCCATAGTGATGGTGCCGGTGGGGGCACATTTTTTGGCCCTGCTAGAGCCAACCCTGATGCGGCGCATTATTGGCGGGCTGATTTTGGGCTTTGTGCTGCTACTGCTGACCGGCAAAGGCCGCTATACTCGCCCCCACCTGGCCTTTGCGTCTGGAGTCGGTGCTCTGAGCGGTTTTTTAACTGGCCTGGCCGGCATTGGTGGCCCGCCCATTGTGCTCTACCAAATGTCGAGCAGCAACCCCGCCGCTGCTAACCGGGCCAACTTCATCGTATTTTTCGCGTTAACTCAGCTTGTGGCCCTGGGAGCTTATTGGGTCAGTGGCATGATGTCGGCAGCGGTGGGTCTGCTGTTCCTTCGCTTTGTACCCGCGTTTGCCGGGGGCCTCTTGCTGGGGCAGCTGTGCTTTAAGCGGGTTGATGAAATACTTTTTCGCCGCTTTGTCATGGGTCTTTTGCTCACGGTGGCGGTACTGGCGCTGGTGGCCTGA
- a CDS encoding ferredoxin family protein codes for MALTTQRVDVPVIVDESKCLEKCNACIEVCPLDVLVKNPETGKAYMKYDECWFCLPCEKECPTGAITVQIPFLLR; via the coding sequence ATGGCCTTAACTACCCAACGCGTCGACGTACCCGTCATTGTCGATGAATCGAAGTGCCTCGAAAAATGCAACGCCTGCATTGAGGTCTGCCCCCTGGACGTGCTGGTGAAAAACCCTGAAACCGGCAAAGCCTATATGAAGTACGACGAGTGCTGGTTCTGCCTGCCCTGCGAGAAGGAATGCCCGACGGGGGCGATTACGGTGCAGATTCCGTTCTTGCTGAGATAA
- a CDS encoding EF-hand domain-containing protein — protein MTKLFSMYDSDYTGVLVKKDFELMFKKLSTLRNWSLRSPRCLILQDKLMRKWQGLEKKADTAHNHQVSRDEWLAYYDDSLSDTEPRADDILSLMETIFDVFDQDEDGKVNQEEWGQLLAAFNESPVYAPLVFPALDTDGDGWLTKVEFLQHFSDFCCSDDANHPANAMFGPY, from the coding sequence TTGACCAAGCTTTTTAGCATGTACGACTCTGACTACACCGGAGTGCTGGTCAAAAAAGACTTCGAGCTGATGTTCAAAAAGCTCTCTACCCTGCGCAACTGGTCGCTGCGATCGCCCCGCTGCCTAATCTTGCAAGACAAGCTCATGCGAAAATGGCAGGGGCTAGAGAAAAAAGCCGACACCGCCCACAACCATCAAGTTTCCCGCGACGAATGGCTGGCCTATTACGACGACAGCCTATCTGATACCGAGCCCCGCGCAGACGACATTCTCAGCCTGATGGAAACCATCTTCGATGTCTTTGACCAGGACGAAGACGGCAAAGTTAACCAGGAGGAATGGGGGCAGCTGCTGGCCGCCTTTAATGAGTCGCCGGTCTACGCGCCCCTGGTATTTCCAGCCCTCGACACCGATGGCGATGGCTGGCTGACCAAGGTCGAGTTTTTGCAGCACTTCAGCGATTTTTGCTGTAGCGATGATGCTAACCACCCGGCCAACGCCATGTTTGGGCCTTACTAA
- a CDS encoding Uma2 family endonuclease, giving the protein MNQALSTETQLLTFEDYLRHDDGTDTRYELVNGVLVEMPPESEENNDIGRKLLFELAKHISIALLAHKDTEIEVTGRRATGRIPDLLVHTEASKAAVAGATRATITRDMPPPALVVEVVSPGQANRERDYRYKHTEYAARGIAEYWIVDPETRQVTLCLWVNGQYEDRVYSGAEPLQSTVVPEFGLTAATIFE; this is encoded by the coding sequence ATGAACCAAGCCCTCTCGACAGAAACCCAGCTTTTGACCTTTGAGGACTATCTGCGCCACGACGATGGTACCGATACCCGCTACGAGTTGGTAAATGGAGTGCTGGTGGAAATGCCCCCAGAATCAGAAGAAAACAACGACATTGGCCGAAAGCTGCTGTTTGAACTGGCGAAGCATATATCCATCGCCCTCTTGGCCCACAAAGATACAGAGATTGAAGTCACCGGACGCCGCGCCACGGGCCGCATCCCAGACTTGCTGGTGCATACCGAAGCGTCGAAGGCCGCCGTAGCGGGGGCGACCCGTGCCACGATCACCCGCGATATGCCGCCCCCGGCCCTGGTGGTGGAGGTGGTCAGCCCCGGCCAGGCCAATCGCGAACGAGACTACCGCTACAAACACACGGAATATGCGGCGCGCGGTATTGCAGAATACTGGATTGTTGACCCAGAAACTCGGCAGGTGACGCTGTGTCTGTGGGTGAATGGGCAGTACGAAGACCGGGTTTACAGCGGGGCAGAACCGCTGCAATCTACGGTTGTGCCAGAATTTGGGCTGACGGCGGCAACGATTTTTGAGTGA
- a CDS encoding relaxase domain-containing protein, whose product MYQDAAPLSGASRRGHLDRVVNQQEFSQMLSGQAPDGRSLMGKVVDPKKRRAATDFTFSAPKSASIAALVQQDEAGRPVGITVEHYSQTVTTPAIEVSLPGEPMQAAATP is encoded by the coding sequence GTGTATCAGGATGCTGCGCCCCTCTCGGGGGCTTCGCGGAGAGGCCACTTGGATAGAGTTGTCAATCAGCAGGAGTTCAGCCAAATGCTTTCTGGGCAAGCTCCGGACGGGCGATCGCTGATGGGGAAAGTGGTTGACCCAAAAAAGCGGCGGGCGGCAACAGATTTTACGTTTAGTGCGCCCAAAAGCGCCAGCATTGCGGCTCTGGTGCAGCAGGACGAAGCAGGCCGCCCGGTGGGCATCACGGTAGAGCATTACAGCCAAACTGTGACCACTCCGGCTATAGAAGTCAGTTTGCCCGGTGAGCCAATGCAAGCAGCGGCAACGCCATAG
- a CDS encoding YeiH family protein, which translates to MKLSSKPEPGVSCLGLVTADWKTQCLSIGPGLLLTTLIAGMALGLDRLTDLHTLNPLLLAVLLGIGWRQWGAVPATYRPGIKFAMKRVLRLAVILLGLRLSLAEVVAVGPGGLGLVTVGTVSTFYLTCWLGKRLGVNPRLTQLIAAGTSICGASAVVATNAVVEGSEEDMTYAIATITGFGTLAMLIYPLVGTLLQLSPQAFGIWCGASVHEVAQVIATAFQNGDLSGEIATITKLSRVLLIVPIIVGLGWQTNRLGQPGQPSRPVAVPWFVLFFCVLVVVNSLDLMAPALKVIVLNSNQFLLCLSLAAMGLETNLTSLNQLGPKPIYLAGLSWLFLALFSLVMIFQIN; encoded by the coding sequence ATGAAACTATCGTCTAAGCCTGAGCCTGGGGTGTCTTGTCTGGGCCTGGTCACTGCTGATTGGAAAACTCAATGCCTGTCGATTGGGCCAGGTCTGCTACTGACTACCCTGATTGCTGGAATGGCCCTGGGGTTAGATCGGCTGACTGATCTCCATACCCTCAATCCACTGCTGCTTGCCGTGCTCTTGGGCATCGGCTGGCGACAGTGGGGAGCTGTCCCTGCGACCTATCGCCCCGGCATCAAATTTGCGATGAAGCGGGTGCTGCGCCTGGCAGTAATCTTGCTCGGTTTGCGGCTAAGTCTGGCGGAAGTGGTGGCAGTGGGGCCAGGGGGGCTGGGTCTGGTGACTGTGGGCACAGTCAGCACCTTTTACCTGACCTGCTGGTTAGGCAAGCGGTTGGGCGTTAACCCCCGTTTGACCCAACTGATTGCGGCGGGTACTTCGATCTGTGGGGCTTCAGCAGTCGTGGCCACCAATGCCGTAGTAGAAGGTTCTGAGGAGGATATGACCTACGCGATCGCCACCATTACCGGCTTTGGCACCCTGGCTATGCTGATCTACCCCCTGGTGGGTACGCTGCTACAGCTGAGCCCCCAAGCCTTTGGCATCTGGTGCGGTGCCTCGGTGCATGAGGTAGCCCAGGTGATTGCCACCGCCTTTCAAAACGGCGATCTCAGTGGTGAGATCGCCACTATTACTAAACTATCGCGGGTGCTGCTAATAGTACCTATTATTGTCGGTCTGGGCTGGCAAACCAATCGCCTTGGCCAACCAGGACAACCCTCTCGGCCCGTTGCCGTTCCCTGGTTTGTTCTATTCTTTTGTGTTTTGGTAGTGGTTAATAGTCTAGATCTGATGGCACCAGCCCTCAAGGTCATAGTTCTCAACAGCAATCAGTTTCTGCTGTGCCTATCTTTGGCCGCCATGGGGCTAGAAACCAACCTTACCAGCCTGAACCAGCTAGGCCCCAAACCAATATACTTGGCCGGACTATCCTGGTTGTTTTTAGCTTTGTTCAGCTTGGTGATGATTTTTCAAATCAACTGA